The genomic stretch AAAACCCACGGCCACCTCTTGACTAGGGTGTTACCGGTCTGTAACTATGCAGATGTTACTTACTGGTAACACCTATGTCGCCTTCCGTCAATAACAAGGCCGTGAACTGGTCCTGCCAGATCGGAATGAGCGAAAAACTGCGGTTCATGCGGCTTCGGCCGGTGAAGAGATGAAAAAAGGTTCGCGAGCATGGGCTGCGAATCGACAGATAAGGAGCCGGCCAATGCCACAGCGCCGCGATCTTACCATAGATGAGGCCGTCCAGGATCCGATGATCCGGCTGGTCATGAAGGCAGATGGGGTTGACCCCCGCGCCTTCGAGAAAATGCTTCGCTCGCTTGCCTACGAGCAGCGTCGCGAGGAGCCGTTGCTGCGTTCGCTGGACGAGTCCAGTGACGGGCGCGGCCAAAGGCTGTCCAAGGTTGCCAATGCCTTCGGTAGGGCAAGAGCAGCCGGCGAGGCATGTGTGTCGTGGTAAACTTTTTCATCCACCGTCCGATCTTCGCCTCGGCGATCGCCATCATCATGGTGCTCGCCGGGACGATTTGTTATTTCCTGCTGCCGGTCTCGCAGTTTCCCGACATCACGCCGCCCCAGGTCGTGGTCAGCGCCCACTATCCGGGCGCCAGCGCGCAGGTTGTGGCCGATACGGTGACGACGCCGCTGGAGCAGCAGATCAACGGCGTGCAGGGCATGACCTACATGTCGTCGACGAGCTCCAATGACGGCTCCTCGACCATCACCATTACCTTCGATGTCGGCTATTCGCTCAGCACCGCCGCCGTCGACGTCCAGAATCGCGTCTCGCAGGCGGCTTCGTCGCTGCCGGCGATCGTCAACCAGGGCGGCGTGACGATCAAGAAGCAGAACCCGAACTTCGTCCTGATCGTCAACCTCACCTCGCCCGACAAGTCCATCGATCCGGTGGCGCTCTCGAACCTTGCCTATCTGCAGGTCGTCGATCCCCTGAAGCGTCTGCAAGGCGTCGGCGACGTGCAGATCTTCGGCGAACGGCGCTATTCGATGCGCGTCTGGCTCGATCCCGACAAGCTCGCCAATCTCGGCATCACCGCAGTCGATGTGCAGAATGCTATCGCCGAACAGAACGTCCAGGTGGCCGCCGGCAAGATCGGCCAGTCGCCGGCTCCCGCCGGCACCGCCTTCGAAATGCAGGTCAACGCCGTTGGCCGCCTGAGCGACCCGAAGGAATTCGGTGACATCGTGGTGCGCGCCAACACCGACACCGGCTCGCTGGTGAGGCTGCGCGACGTCGCCCGCATCGAGCTCGGCGCCCTGCAATATTCGTCGTCGGCCTTCTTCGGCAAGGATCCGACCGTCGTGCTCGCCGTCTACCAGATGCCCGGTTCCAACGCACTCGACCTTCAGCAGCGCGTCAAGGACAAGATGCAGGAGTTGTCCGGCCGTTTCCCGAAGGGCGTCTCCTACGCCATGCACTACGACACGACGCGGTTCGTCTCGGCCTCGATGCATGACGTGCTGATCACGCTCGGCGAAGCCCTGGTGCTCGTCGTCGCCGTGGTGTTCGTCTTCCTGCAGAGCTGGCGCACGACAATCATCCCGACCATCGCCATTCCGGTGTCGCTGGTGGCGACGCTCGTCGTCATGGAGATGATGGGCTTCTCGCTCAACATGCTCTCGCTGCTTGGCATGGTGCTGGCGATCGGCCTTGTCGTCGACGATGCCATCGTGGTGGTCGAGAATGTCGAAAGACAGCTCGAGGCTGGGTTGAAACCACTGGCGGCGACCAGGGCCGCCATGGCCGAAGTCACCGGCCCGATCATCGCCACCACCGCCGTGCTGATGGCGGTGTTCGTGCCGGTCGCCTTCATTCCCGGCGTTTCCGGCAAGCTCTACAACCAGTTCGCGCTAACGGTGGCGATTTCGGTCGGTATTTCCGCCTTCAATTCGCTGACGCTCAGCCCCGCGCTTAGCGCCGCCTTCCTGCGCCATCGCGGCGAGACGCAGTTCGTGCTGTTCCGCTGGTTCAATACGGGTTTCGATAAACTGTCGCATGCCTACGCCCGTGGCGTGCGCATTCTCATCCGCTTGCGCTGGATCATGCTCGGCCTGTTCGCGGCCGGGCTGGTCGCCACCTATTTCGTCTGGCAGAAGCTACCCTCGACCTTCCTCCCGACCGAGGACCAGGGTTATTTCTTCGTCGTCATCCAGCTGCCCGACGGTGCCTCGCTGGAGCGCACGGACGCGGTGGCGCAGAAGGCGCGCGACATCCTGCAGGCGACGCCCGGCGTCGACATTGTCGGCTCGATCAGCGGCCTGAACTTCCTGACCAGCGCCGCGCAGTCGAACTCGGCGGTCGAGTTTGCTATCCTGAAGCCCTGGGAAGAGCGCGGCCCTGATCAAAACGCGTCGAAGCTCGTCGCCGACGTACGCGGCAAGCTGTTGCAGATACCGGAAGCCTTTGCGTTGAGTTTCGATCCGCCTTCGATCCCGGGTATCGGCACCACGGGCGGCTTCGAATTCGTCGTCGAGGATCTCACCGGTCGCGGCAGTACGGCTCTCAACGACGCGACGCAAGCCGTGATCGCCGAGGCGCGCAAGCAGCCGGAAATCAATCCGCAGCAGTTGTTCTCGCCGTTCTCGACCTCGACGCCGCAGTTCAACTACGACCTCGACCGCAGCAAGGCCAAACTGCTCGGCCTGAACCTGCCCGACGTCTTCAACACGCTGCAGATCTATCTCGGCTCGCTCTACGTGAACGACTTCAACCTGTTCGGCCGCACTTTCCGGGTGACCATACAGGCCGACAAGGATGCACGTGCGGGTGCCGCCGACATTTCGCGGCTCTATGTGCGCAATGCGTCGGGCGGCATGGTGCCGCTGAGCACATTGGGCAAGCTGGTGCCGTTCGTCGGACCGGAAACCGTGCCGCACTACAACAACAACGCCTCGGCCTCGATCAATGGCGGCGCCGCACCGGGCTTCTCCTCGGGCCAGGCGGTCGCCGCCATGGAACGGGCCGCGGCCACCGCGTTGCCCAGGGATTTCGGCTTCGAATGGACCGGCATTACCTTCCAGGAACTCAAGGCAGGATCGATCGCGTCGGTCGTCTTCGGCCTCGCCATCGTCTTCGTCTTCCTGATCCTGGCGGCGCAGTACGAGAGCTGGGCGATGCCGTTCATGGTGCTGCTGGCGGTGCCATTGGCCTTGTTCGGTGCCTTCGCGGCCCTCTGGGTGCGCGGCATGCAGATCGACGTCTATTCGCAGATCGGCTTCGTCATGCTGATCGGCCTGGCGGCCAAGAACGCCATCCTGATCGTCGAATTCGCAAGACGACGGCGCGAGGAAGGCCTCAGCATCGTCGAGGCGGCGATGGAAGCCGCGCGGCTGAGACTCCGGCCGATCCTGATGACGGCCTTCGCCTTCATCCTTGGCGTGCTGCCGCTGATGTTCGCGACAGGCGCCGGTGCTGCAAGCCGGCAGTCGATCGGCACCACAGTGTTTGGAGGCATGGTCGCCGCGACCATCCTGTCGCTGGTGTTCGTGCCGGTCTTTTACGCGGTCATCGAACAATTGCGGGAACGCCGTGAAGGCGGCGAGCCCGCCTCCTCCAAACACACTGAACCAACTGCCGAACCCGCCTTCCCTCCCCTGGCGGAAGCGGCCGAATAAGATTGGAGACTAATCATGCGTAAATGGAAAATCGCTTTAGGAACGGCTGTCGCGCTAGGCGCGATCTCGGTGGCCAGCGTCCACCTGCTTGACATGGGCAACCTCAGGCTCAGCGCCGGCACGGCCGGAGCGGCGACGCCGGCTCCAGCGGCATTCGTCATGCCGGTGCCGGTGGCAAGCGTGATCAAGAAGACGATCCCGATCTATCTCGACTATGCCGCCCGCATCGAGCCTATCCGCAGCGTCACGCTGCAGGCGCGCGTGCCCGGCTATTTGCAGGAGCAGACGGCGCAAGACGGCGCGGATGTCAGGCAGGGCGACCTTCTCTACAAGATCTCGCCTGACGACTTCCAGGCCGCGCTCGACCAGGCGAAAGCCCAGGTCCAGCGCGATACGGCAACGCTCGACTATGCGCGTTCCAATCTCGGCCGCGGTACCGAACTCGCCAAGAGCGGTTACCTGGACAAGGACAGTTTCGACCAGCGCACCAGCACCTTGCGCGAAGCGCAGGCGTCGCTGGCGCTCAACCAGGCGGCCGTGCGCACGGCGGAGCTCAATCTGAGCTACGCCGAGATCCATGCGCCGTTCACCGGGCGCCTGGGCCGCAACCAGGCTTCGGTCGGAACGCTGGTCAGCGTCGCCGGCACGGTGCTGAACACGCTGGTGCAGCTCGACCCGATCTATGTCACCTTCAATCCGAGCGAGACGGATCTGGCCGAGATCGAGCAGGCCCGCGCGGCCGGCCCGATCGAGGTCGAGGTCCTGCTTCCCAGTGAGACCGAGAGCAGCCAGAAGGGCGAACTCACCTTCATCGACAACACGGTCGACCACTCGACCGGCACCATCACCGCCCGCGCCACCATCGGCAATGCGAAGTTCATGCTCATGCCTGGCCAGTATGTTCGCGTGCGGCTGCATATCAGGCAGCAGCCCGATGCACTGATGGTGCCGCAGACGGCGCTGGGTTCGAGCCAGCTCGGCAAATATCTGTATGTCGTCGGCAAGGGCAACACGGTCGACCAGAGGCTGGTCTCGCTCGGCCCGACCAGCGGCGACCTGGTGGCTATCCTGAGTGGCGTCGCCGAAGGCGACCAGGTGATTACTGGCAATCTGCAGAAGATCGGACCCGGAATGCCGATCTCGCCACTGCCACAGAAACCGGCTACCTGAATCCCCCGCAGGCCCGGTTTCCGCGCGGCGCCCCCGACCTTTTCTCAGGTCGCGGGCGCCGTTTTCACCAGCAGGCCGACGAGAGCGGCGACATCGGCGCGGTCAGCCTTGGCCGGCGGCATGAAGGCGCAATAGGGATGGCCAAGGCGCACCGAGACTGACGAGAGCGCAATCAGGCGGCCAGCCTCCAGGTCGGCCTGCGCCATCACCCGCTGCCCAAGCGCAATGCCCAGACCCAGCCTCGCCGAGGTTATCGCCAGGCTGGACAGGCCGACACGGCGCCCATGCGACGGGTCCGGCGAGCGGCTGCTGCCGCATGCCGTGAACCAGTCCGCCCAGGTCGGGTGCGAGGCATAGTTCGGCCCCCAATTGGTGTGGATGAACAAGCTCTCATGCAGATCCGTGAGATCCGGATCGCCATTGCCGTACCGGTGCCGAAACTCCGGCGCGCAGACCGGCAGCACATCGTCATGGACGAGCCGGATCATACGCAGGCCGGGATAGTGATAGTCGCCATAGGAGATGCGCAGGTCCACATTCTGGCGTATCAGGTCGATCGGATCGTCCTCCACCCGCACGTCGATCGCCATGTGCGGGAAGGCGTCGAGCAGTGAGGCCAGCCTCGGCGCCAGCCACAGTTCGGCCAGCGAGAACGGTACGCTGACGACAAGCCGTGTCCTCAAGCCGCCTTCCAGCATGCGCTTGCCGATGGCCGCAATGTCGCCCAAAGCGCGCGCCGTCTGCGGATAGATGGCGTGGCCGGCATCGGTGAGCGTGATGCGATTGCCTGTGCGCACGAACAATTGCTTGCCGAACCAGGTTTCGAGATTGCGGATCTGCTGGCTGACCGCCGCCGAGGACACACCAAGCTCGCTCGCGGCTAAAGTGAAGCTGCCGGCGCGGGCCGCGACTTCGAAGGCCTTGATCGCGTTCAGCGGTGGCAGCCGTTCCATGATAGGGTCCATAAGTTTTTCTTGGCAAGTCGTAATAATTTTCCGCGTTGAGGGAAAGAAATTTTTGCCGTCTTCTGTGTCCAACCCCTTGGAGCACCCGACATGAAAGACATTCTCGATCTCGACCGCTATCCACTCGACCGTGAAGGCAGCCCCGAATGGCATCGCCTCGTCGAACAGTCGATCGAAGCCCTCAGGGCCGACGGCATGTTCAATCTCGAAGGTTTCTTGCTGCCCGGTGTCGCCGAACAGGCGGTGCGGGAAATCAAGCCGGTGATGGACACGCAGTCCCATGTGCACAAGCGCATGCACAACATCTACTTCAAGCCCGATATCCCCGAACTCGCACCCGGACATCCCGCGCTGCGCAAGGTCGAAACCATCAGCCACACCGTCTGCGCCGACCAGATTCCCGGCAGCACCGTGCTTGCCATCTACGAGTATGAACCGCTGGTGCGGTTCCTAGCGGCGACCATGGGCAAGGAAAAACTGCATGTCATGCAGGATCCGCTGGCGCGCACCAATGTCATGGCCTATCGCGCCGGCGAGGCGTTGAACTGGCATTTCGATCGCTCGGAGTTCACCACGACGCTGCTGCTGCAGCAGGCGGAGCGCGGCGGCGACCTCGAATACCGCACCGACCTCAGATCGGATGACAATCCGAATTATGAGGGCGTCGCCCGGCTGCTCGAAGGGCGTGATCCCGACGCAAAAATCCTGCGCATGAAGCCGGGCACGCTGAATGTGTTTCGCGGCAAGAACACCGCGCACCGCGTCACCACGGTCGAAGGCGAGCGCGAACGCATGATCGCGGTGTTTTCCTACTATGAGAAGCAGGGAGTTATGTTCAGCGCCGAGGAGCGGGTCGGCTTCTACGGCCGGGCAGCCTGAGAGACCGCATGCGGTGCCAGTTCGTCGGGCGAAAAAATCTGAAAATGCCATCTTGTTAGATTGTCGACAATCTGATTGTCTTGCTTTCTGTTCTCGCTGGAGTGGGCCGGATGGTGAAGACGGATTTCAGCCCGATTGCCGACACGACGCGCCGCGCCGAGATCGTGGCGCTGCTCAGACGCGCGATTCTAACCGGCCAACTGCAACCAGGCCAGAAGCTCAATGAGCTCAGGATTTCCGAACAGATGCGGGTCAGCCGCGCGCCCCTGCGCGAGGCGATGCGCGAGCTGGTGCAGGAAGGCATCCTGACCAGCATTCCCTATGCTGGCACCTTCGTCATCGACGTCACCGCCAAGGACATCGATGACGCCTATTCGCTCAACCAGGTGCTGGACGAATTCGCCATCGAGTGCACCTGGCCGCTGCGCGACCAGCGCTTCTTCGACGAGCTTGATCGGCGCCACGAAGCGGTGAAGCAGGCGACCCGCAACCTCGACACCACGAGACAG from Mesorhizobium sp. NZP2077 encodes the following:
- a CDS encoding multidrug efflux RND transporter permease subunit, with protein sequence MCVVVNFFIHRPIFASAIAIIMVLAGTICYFLLPVSQFPDITPPQVVVSAHYPGASAQVVADTVTTPLEQQINGVQGMTYMSSTSSNDGSSTITITFDVGYSLSTAAVDVQNRVSQAASSLPAIVNQGGVTIKKQNPNFVLIVNLTSPDKSIDPVALSNLAYLQVVDPLKRLQGVGDVQIFGERRYSMRVWLDPDKLANLGITAVDVQNAIAEQNVQVAAGKIGQSPAPAGTAFEMQVNAVGRLSDPKEFGDIVVRANTDTGSLVRLRDVARIELGALQYSSSAFFGKDPTVVLAVYQMPGSNALDLQQRVKDKMQELSGRFPKGVSYAMHYDTTRFVSASMHDVLITLGEALVLVVAVVFVFLQSWRTTIIPTIAIPVSLVATLVVMEMMGFSLNMLSLLGMVLAIGLVVDDAIVVVENVERQLEAGLKPLAATRAAMAEVTGPIIATTAVLMAVFVPVAFIPGVSGKLYNQFALTVAISVGISAFNSLTLSPALSAAFLRHRGETQFVLFRWFNTGFDKLSHAYARGVRILIRLRWIMLGLFAAGLVATYFVWQKLPSTFLPTEDQGYFFVVIQLPDGASLERTDAVAQKARDILQATPGVDIVGSISGLNFLTSAAQSNSAVEFAILKPWEERGPDQNASKLVADVRGKLLQIPEAFALSFDPPSIPGIGTTGGFEFVVEDLTGRGSTALNDATQAVIAEARKQPEINPQQLFSPFSTSTPQFNYDLDRSKAKLLGLNLPDVFNTLQIYLGSLYVNDFNLFGRTFRVTIQADKDARAGAADISRLYVRNASGGMVPLSTLGKLVPFVGPETVPHYNNNASASINGGAAPGFSSGQAVAAMERAAATALPRDFGFEWTGITFQELKAGSIASVVFGLAIVFVFLILAAQYESWAMPFMVLLAVPLALFGAFAALWVRGMQIDVYSQIGFVMLIGLAAKNAILIVEFARRRREEGLSIVEAAMEAARLRLRPILMTAFAFILGVLPLMFATGAGAASRQSIGTTVFGGMVAATILSLVFVPVFYAVIEQLRERREGGEPASSKHTEPTAEPAFPPLAEAAE
- a CDS encoding efflux RND transporter periplasmic adaptor subunit — protein: MRKWKIALGTAVALGAISVASVHLLDMGNLRLSAGTAGAATPAPAAFVMPVPVASVIKKTIPIYLDYAARIEPIRSVTLQARVPGYLQEQTAQDGADVRQGDLLYKISPDDFQAALDQAKAQVQRDTATLDYARSNLGRGTELAKSGYLDKDSFDQRTSTLREAQASLALNQAAVRTAELNLSYAEIHAPFTGRLGRNQASVGTLVSVAGTVLNTLVQLDPIYVTFNPSETDLAEIEQARAAGPIEVEVLLPSETESSQKGELTFIDNTVDHSTGTITARATIGNAKFMLMPGQYVRVRLHIRQQPDALMVPQTALGSSQLGKYLYVVGKGNTVDQRLVSLGPTSGDLVAILSGVAEGDQVITGNLQKIGPGMPISPLPQKPAT
- a CDS encoding LysR substrate-binding domain-containing protein translates to MERLPPLNAIKAFEVAARAGSFTLAASELGVSSAAVSQQIRNLETWFGKQLFVRTGNRITLTDAGHAIYPQTARALGDIAAIGKRMLEGGLRTRLVVSVPFSLAELWLAPRLASLLDAFPHMAIDVRVEDDPIDLIRQNVDLRISYGDYHYPGLRMIRLVHDDVLPVCAPEFRHRYGNGDPDLTDLHESLFIHTNWGPNYASHPTWADWFTACGSSRSPDPSHGRRVGLSSLAITSARLGLGIALGQRVMAQADLEAGRLIALSSVSVRLGHPYCAFMPPAKADRADVAALVGLLVKTAPAT
- a CDS encoding 2OG-Fe(II) oxygenase — translated: MKDILDLDRYPLDREGSPEWHRLVEQSIEALRADGMFNLEGFLLPGVAEQAVREIKPVMDTQSHVHKRMHNIYFKPDIPELAPGHPALRKVETISHTVCADQIPGSTVLAIYEYEPLVRFLAATMGKEKLHVMQDPLARTNVMAYRAGEALNWHFDRSEFTTTLLLQQAERGGDLEYRTDLRSDDNPNYEGVARLLEGRDPDAKILRMKPGTLNVFRGKNTAHRVTTVEGERERMIAVFSYYEKQGVMFSAEERVGFYGRAA
- a CDS encoding GntR family transcriptional regulator gives rise to the protein MVKTDFSPIADTTRRAEIVALLRRAILTGQLQPGQKLNELRISEQMRVSRAPLREAMRELVQEGILTSIPYAGTFVIDVTAKDIDDAYSLNQVLDEFAIECTWPLRDQRFFDELDRRHEAVKQATRNLDTTRQIETALQLHGLIYEWADNSVLLETWQRLTSRLQMYFALHQHARNEPVPAEDVHETYVQLMKGADMRAAQRHAREHIHLDFEELLSYARGLEQRPSRGA